The genomic stretch AATATGATTTAtagactttaattttttattgttatcattacAGCCAGTATAAAAGCCATAAATTTGTTTCCAGAGAATGCACTTATTGTTACAGTATTCTCTCATAAAATAGGAGGTATGCTTGTGAGTTGAGTACTTTAGTTGTAGGCACAGCTTGCACATGCGTATCACTGATGTGAAACCACTGTCCTTTGGTTGATTCCATTTCACAATCTGTCAAGAGGAAacaacattaaataaaaatggaaggattcaagtttgttattttggttttgccGTAATCTACTAAATACCTCAGTTTTCCAAGATAACTTACCTTGTGGAATACCACCGTGTAGAACAAGATTGGAGAGGTGACTATTTGTAGTTCTTGCCTTGGCATAGGCAGTGTAATGCCCTGACCTCATAGTACCACTGTGTTCAACAACTCCATACAAACAATACAGTACTCGTGTGTTTTCTTCAGCAACATTCTTTAAGAATGAACAGGATTCAAAGTTAGTTCTAATTCCACTTACACAGGTGGTGGTAGCAAGACAAGTTTACAATTTCACAAATGGTCTTCAATCTTTCAACTGAGGAGCTCATGTCTACCTAGACTACTTGCactacatcaccagccctttttgcttatttttcagacaagatTTCAGGGGTTTTGCTGAGACAGCCTTGGATCCTACATAAGCctccacatagctgagatcacaggtgtcaccaacatgcctggcttatctgttgggatgggggtctcactttttgtctgggttagtctcaaaccatgattctcctgatctctgcctctcaagtagctgagattacaggtgtgagtcactgtgtctGCTAACCTTTACTTTGAAAGTAGGAAATTCTAAGTCTGAAGTTAACTATTTTACCCTACCTCTTCTCAGCCTACTTTCATGAAAAAGTGGCCATTGCCCTTTCCCTGCTGAAAAAGCCAGAAACCATGGACCACTACATGTAACCGCAGTTAACTGACCCAGATACTAACTGAACTTGCTTGAATTTCTTAAGAGACTGAGAATAATTCCAAAAACTTTTCAGTAGCCCTAACCATCAGCCTGGTCCCTGTCCAAAATGGCCCTTACCAAAAAGACAGTAGTATTCAGGTTGTACTCATAAGTCattctataatttaaaatgtcCCTGAGGAGCATGGAGTACACTAACCTCTCAAGTGCTTGCTTCCCCACCCAGAGTGGAGGCTGTTTAAGACCCCATATGCCATAGAGCTGGCAACAGGAAGGTGTTTTCTCATGTAAGAGGCCCTTTTTCAAACTACTACATTTATGTTCTCTTGCAAAAAGTCCTGAATGGGCATCACTCTTCAATAGTACCACCCCCTACACTCATCTCTGTCATTTATGCTTTCAAACTCAATGAACTTCCTTCTCCACTACAAATCTGTATTTCCAGCCCCAACCTCTTTGCCCTAGGCCTCAGACATGTGCCTCCAAATGCTTCCTAGACATAAGCACATATAAATACCTCAAAGATATCCGACACTCAATTATTGAAAGCTAAACTCAttatcctttctccacctcccaacCTGCTCATTTCCCTGCATTTCCTACCTTAATTTACACACTCCCATCTGCCTAGTCCCTCAAGCTAGGCTCCAAGAATCCTCAATTCCTCTTTCTGGCTATCCTCAGCATCCACTTACGGCCTCTGCCTCACCTCCCAGCACCAACCAATTAATTTTACCTGCTAAAATACCCCttcactttcttcctctccttccccatcATAAGCCCCATCGTTTATTGCCTGAATTGATCCAACTGCCTCCCAACTCACTTCTCTATCTCTCATCTTTTCCTCCTAAAATTCAGCCTCCATATTTCAGCAAGTAACCTGATACGCAGACAGGCCCTTATCAACATATTGCTTTAAACTCTTCAGTAGCTCCTCATTGGATACTTTAAAAAGGGTGAATTCCTCAGCATAAAAAGTCTTCATTCCTATCTCACTCTTCTGGCTACATTTCCCTACTTTCTCTACACTTGTTCTGTAAGCTATAGAACTGCTTACATTGCCAGTCTCTGGCATGTACTACCCTATTTTATACTGTTACACCTTTGTTCCTGCTattcttttttcctgaaaaacttGATTCATCTTGACTCATCATAGTAACTTTAACTCCTTCTTTAGGTAGTAGTTGAGGCATGGTCTCAGTCCAACATGCTGGACTGAGTGCATACCACATCTGTGTATACCAGTCTTAACACTCAACCATAATAAACTAAGATTATCCATTAATATCTGCCCACCATTAGTTTTATGCCCTAAGCTACCAAGACAGTTTCTGCCATATAATGGAGATTCAAAATAGTGTTAATCTGAATTAACCTCATATTCAAAGTGAATCACCATTGATCTTGAAATTATAAAAGTACAATGACCAAAACCCACCCTGCTCACTAATTCTTATCAACTCCATATTTATGAGATGCTATTAGACTATTTGGTAAGCTATGATTTCTCTTTAAAGAATTTTTCCTGTAAAAAAGACAAGTTTCACCTACCTTACATTTAACAGTACAAAAAGGAGCCAAATCTAAGATTTCCGGAAACTTTATGTGTCTGTTAACTTTGCGTAGGTTAAAACCAGCCTAGAAAAGAAGGTTGACAGATTTAAGTTCTTTTCCTGGGAAAGCTATGAATGTTAAGTAAATTGTAGCCCCTCCACTGTCAAAAGAACCCCAACGTCCAGCTCTCGTTCAGTCTTCCCAGGTAATTGTATTCTTCCTGACCACTACTTGATTCCAAGTTGGCTTATTTATGCTAAGTGcttacaaacacatacacacataaataaaataaaaaagctgctCCCACGAGAGCACTGTTTCTTCTTTATTCACTCAGAAAAGACCAAAGGTTTTGAGCACCTAAAACTAGCAACAGCAGAATACTTTTCTGTGAAACATGCATGTTTAGCCTTATACTCTAACCAAGTTTAGGAATTAGTAAAGACACACCCAGTTTGTCAAGCCCATACcagccacaaaaaggaaaaaatgttctgAAGACCCTGaaggtacttttaaaatttgaaaaagaatttgaaagttgTATTGTTACCATGTCTTCCATAAAAGGTAAGATCACCAAAATGATGAACATCTAGTGTACCAATGTCTTTTTATCAAGTCAGTAAAAATAAGATACCACACACAAAACAGGAAATCAATTATTATATTCCTAAGTGTAAGATACAAGTATTAAACTGGTCTTTTTTTAACCTGAAATTAATCTTAGAGTAAGATACTTAATCATATTATAAAAAGCAACATGAGTTCTAGTGAATGTAAGGAAGGACTGTGACTACACTTACTATACTTATCCTCATTGACAAATGCCTTTGTCTTGCACAGACgtatttttaattactttcctAGTTCTTTGgtattagaattaaaaaaaaaattaaaaaaatcacactatCATAGTAATATGTTCAGACAATAACAAAGTAGATacttgatatttaaaatttgggAAACAAGAAGTACCTGCTGAAATCTCTTCAAATGAAGAGTGAGAACAGGAGGAGCAAGAGAAATTAGCATCTGCTTTTTAGCGTTGGTGTAAGCGTGCTTCCTTTCACCTacagaaagaaattataatatgTGAAAATCATTTTAGACCTCTACAGCATTCAGATTTACTCTAAAATCACTTCAAACATCTGGAGCAACAGCTCAGCAAACTTCTGTAATGGACAAGATAATAAATATTGTAGGTCTTACGGACCAAGAgacaaaaatcaaggaaattgTTTAGGTGTTTACatataaaaaaaacttttccataaatttttatggatgaaatcaaaatataataatttagcTTGATTGTACTCTTGTTAGAATAGAATTATGTTAAGGGCCATAACATTTTGGTTAGCTAGGGTTCAAAGTGAGTGTTCCCCATCATCAAATCATTTACAAATATTCacctataaaaacatttttgaggAGCCAGGAATGGCATTGCACACCTGTAGTAAcagtacttgggaggaggaggctgAAGGATCACAAGATCAAGGCCATCCagggtacatagcaagactgtctcaaaaaagcaagggATATAGTGCAGTAGTAAAGTTCATTCTccagcattaaaaaaagaaaaaaaattttaaagagcatTAACAAGGTGTTCAGAGATAACTGGCACATTTCCCTCCACAAAAAGGAACCACAGAAAAAACATGTTTTAGCTCAGAGACTATTAAAACACAGGTAGATCAGATTTGGTCCATGAACCTTAATTTACCAACACCTACTATAAAGCAAATACAAACGCTATAAAatcaatacaattttattttttgcatctaCACGTAAATAAACAGAAAGCTGGGATTTTAAACATTTCAACTCTAGTAAAAATTCTTAGGAACAGCCCAGTGTTGTTCCTATGCCCATTCCTAtaatcctggttacttgggaggctgaaactcagaaggatggcagtttgaggccagaccaggcaaacagttcaaaagactcccatctccaaaaagaaaaccagagcaaaatggtctggagatgtggctcaagccctaagttcaaagcccagtcccaccaaaaacaaaacaaaacaaaacaaaaaaattttaggaATATGTGGCCTCAATTTACCCCACTTACCCAAACTCAAAAAGTGGGGGCCGGGGATAAGGAAGGATGAATAGAGAGAACTGCCAATATCTTTCTATTCCATATTTGAGAGAAATTATAACAAAGCCCAGTCCTCCGACACTTTGTAGAAGGCATGTCTGTCACATACATACACTGAAAAACTCAAGCATAACTTCCTGGGTGCAAGGGAGCTAAGGGTCATCCCAAGTGCTGACAGGGAACTGAAGATGCAAGGAAAGTCAGTCTGCCAGGATGCTGTTATGATAGCATTCCAAAGGGATAATTTAGGACTGatagagtggatcaagtggtaagagcacctgcctagcaagcaagcatgaggtcctgagttcaaacctcagtgccaccaaaaaatttttttaaaatgtcaaagggATGATTTACCCACAGGGAGAAGTGTTGGAGAACAAACTGTCCCACTCCAATTGCTTCTGGGATGCCACAGAGTATAGCCACCTCAGTAAAGTTCATCCTTCATCCGTCTATTAAAATACTTACACATGAGAGGGCACTTACACTTGCCACACAAATCCACCTATGCAGTGCAAATGTtcttaatattaattttacttaACAATGAGAAgtcttaataccttttatatttgCCTTAGGTCCATTATTATACTGTCTCCTGGTACACACTTCACAAAGCAGTTTATTCGCATCTCGAAGTTTCTCATTACGGGTGAACTGATATAAACAATGCTGGATTGAACACTCATCAGTATTAAAAGCTTCTCTGTTTGCAAGAGTACAGAAAGCAGTTTCTGGATCTTCATTCACAACCTCATATACATTTGTTCCAGAAGCATCACTGTCATCCAGAATCTCTATATTTATTTCATCAGGTTCAAGAGCAGCATTCAAATTAAGGTTTTTGAAACCATTAGAAATGTCCACTTCTCCATTGCTCCTGTCCTCCAGGCAGGCACCATTTAAACTCCTAGTACATTCAGTGGGAGATGACAAAACCTCCAGTTCATTATTCATGTTGACATTTTTCATATCTGTTTCCTCTATAGATTTTTGATTGTCagttatattttctattattttttcttgacCATTCAAATCTTTCTGATTCACACAAAATTCTTCCTGTGTAACTTCCGCTTGTGCAATATGGTTGGATTCAATACTCATTTCTTCCTGAAGTGACATTTCAGCTTCACATTCATTATCTTCAGGATGGTCAATGTTACAAATATCATTTAGATGAAGAACTTTCCCTTGAATTTTTTGTTGCCTTCGTTGGTTCTGTCCAAGAAGTGTAAGAcgttaaaaagagaagaaaaggaggaagggagagagataaagaaagatgGACAGACAGGAAGAAAGAGTGTATATGTACCATAACAAGTTTTGCTGTTACCAatcaaatacaaataatttcCTGAGGAGGAAGTGGTCACTCTCAAAGTCTGATTCTAAAATTTCCTCTACTATTaagatttaaataaattacaaagaaaagttCTTTAAATGAAGTCAGGAATAATCACGAGTAATCAAAAAATTGTTCCACTGGGGAAATAAAAATGTGCAAGAGAGATAGTGTCTGTTTTAAGAGAAGTAATCTAGAGAGGTATGACAGTCAAACCCAAGTAGCCAAATAGTAAACTTGGGAGATGAGTCTGACACACAGCTGAAGGGCATATTCATGTTAGTTATAATTATTGAGTCAAGACTTCACTGAGAAGACAATAAATTGAAAACTAAAGGATACACAAGTATAGGACTGTTTTGGACGGAAAGATGGATAAATGCatcctggggaaaaaaatggcCCAAAGTTAATGAAAAAGCAAGGATGCCACATGGACACATGCACGAAGGACAGTAAAGGATGTTTTTCCCAATAGGcaacttatttgtttgtttatttatgccATTGCAGTCTATTTCcaagcacagagaaacaaaggCATGTATTCAAATTTGTCTTATTGAAGTACCTGAAGACCTAACAGGGTTAGAAGTCTGGGTCATAACTGAAAGGATGCAGGTGAGGCTGATCTGAAAACCAGAAACATGAAGAGCAGCACAACGCACGCAGGACACAAGCATTTTCTGATGTGTTTCAGCAAAAGGAGAGGCACACCCaggagagaagcagagaaagagtgtACAGagaatacctcaaaaaaaaggaaacacaactAGCTCCGAAACACAAAAATTACCCTAACTTCACTTAcgttaaaataaatgcaaaataaaactgcAATGAGATAATATTTTCCAGCTATCTGACtagcagaaatgaagaaatttgaTAACACACTGCTGTCAGGGGTCAGAAGAAACAGGAAGTCTCACATATTGCTTGTGTGAATATGAATTAGAACAACCTTTGTCGAAAACAGTAACTATCAAAACCACAAAGACAAACCCTCTTCTCAAGATTGACCCTACATATGACAAAAGGACAGGGTTATTTGCTACAGAATCAGACATCATAGCAAAAGACTAAGTCAATAGAGAAATGGTTACATGAATTATGGTACATCCATAAAAAGGAATGCTATGCActacagccagaaaaaaaaaaaacaaagaaactgtgTCCTGAAATGGAAAGGTGATCAAGAATGTCATTAAGTATTAGCAACCAAACAAAGCATGAGCTCCAGAACGGTGTGTATTAGTAAAAGGGGAATGACATATTTGCATTTGCTCCATTTTCCAAAAGAACTCTATAAGGATgcacaggaaaatgaaaagtggttatctatgtCATAAAAGGAGAGTGGTACGTgacttttattatatattttaaaatttgtgaataccaagtattaactcaaaaaattaagtaaaaaagaattaaactaaaaACAGTTCTCTCAAATAAtgcaagactgaaaaaaaaaaaaagagcacaatCTTTTCTTCACATAATGCAACTTCcctcatagaaaataaaatgagctaATTCTGTAATTGCCAAGTGAatccatggggaaggaggagaggacgAACCAATTTAGGACATAATATGAACATGAATATAGGGGAACGTCACAATGAGACCCTCTGTATAACAACCATACACCATCAAAAGTGTACattgctttttggttttctttaaaaggaaggacaggaaggtaaaataaatCCTATTGGGGGAGAGGAATAGCTATGGAAAGAGGGAGGGCACAAGAAAAGGATGAAGGACAAATATGatggaagtattttgtattcacgAATGAAAACAGACCAAAGaaagctgttgaaattgttctgaaaaggggtgggggagataaaggagaagatGAAAGGGGTGAATCCAATTAAGATATACTGTATGCATTTATATAAATGGCACTATGTAACCCCCatcaactataatatgctaatttttaaaaatgaaaaaaaaaaagtgaatccaGACTACAAACTCAATAGCTCAAAATACAAAATTAGGCTTGGAGGTGcagttcagtgatagagtacttgtctagcatactcaaggccctgggttccatcccaaagCTGcagatatacatgtatgtgtgtgtatgtttgtggggGGGGtgttacatatgtacatattaggTGTGTAtgctaatattttatatatataaaattttaaaagcatgatTTCCCTCATAGTTACTCACCTTGGCTTGCTTTTTGGCttgcttctttgcttttttctgtaAGTGCTTACTTGTTCCTGAAGGAATATCATTTCTTGCTTTTATGTAACTGTcattatctttttcttcctcactaTCTTTATCTTCATCCTCCATTgtctttttcagatttttctcatttatacttttcttaccACTCTTAAAATATGGATAAAATATGGATCAAAACCAAAATTTTACAACTGCCATttggtgaaaagaaaattcatgtt from Castor canadensis chromosome 5, mCasCan1.hap1v2, whole genome shotgun sequence encodes the following:
- the Usp16 gene encoding ubiquitin carboxyl-terminal hydrolase 16 isoform X1; this translates as MGKKRTKGKTIPIDDSTESLEPMCRHVRKGLEQGNLKKALVNVEWNICQDCKTDNKVKDKSEEETEENPSVWLCLKCGHQGCGRNSQEQHALKHYETPRSEPHCLVLSLDTWSVWCYICDEEVQYCSSKQLGQVVDFIKKQAALKTPKPEKDNGNIELENKKLEKESKNEQEKEKTESMAKENPPMNSASQITVKGLSNLGNTCFFNAVMQNLSQTPVLRELLKEVKMSGTIVKIEPPDLALTEPLEIHLDPPGPLTSAMSQFLNEMQETKKGIVTPRELFSQVCKKAVRFKGYQQQDSQELLRYLLDGMRAEEHQRVSKGILKAFGNSTEKLDEDLKNKVKDYEKKKSVPSFVDRIFGGELTSTIMCDECRTVSLVHESFLDLSLPVLDDQSGKKSINEKNLKKTMEDEDKDSEEEKDNDSYIKARNDIPSGTSKHLQKKAKKQAKKQAKNQRRQQKIQGKVLHLNDICNIDHPEDNECEAEMSLQEEMSIESNHIAQAEVTQEEFCVNQKDLNGQEKIIENITDNQKSIEETDMKNVNMNNELEVLSSPTECTRSLNGACLEDRSNGEVDISNGFKNLNLNAALEPDEINIEILDDSDASGTNVYEVVNEDPETAFCTLANREAFNTDECSIQHCLYQFTRNEKLRDANKLLCEVCTRRQYNNGPKANIKGERKHAYTNAKKQMLISLAPPVLTLHLKRFQQAGFNLRKVNRHIKFPEILDLAPFCTVKCKNVAEENTRVLYCLYGVVEHSGTMRSGHYTAYAKARTTNSHLSNLVLHGGIPQDCEMESTKGQWFHISDTHVQAVPTTKVLNSQAYLLFYERIL
- the Usp16 gene encoding ubiquitin carboxyl-terminal hydrolase 16 isoform X2, with amino-acid sequence MQLWALSPWGCGRNSQEQHALKHYETPRSEPHCLVLSLDTWSVWCYICDEEVQYCSSKQLGQVVDFIKKQAALKTPKPEKDNGNIELENKKLEKESKNEQEKEKTESMAKENPPMNSASQITVKGLSNLGNTCFFNAVMQNLSQTPVLRELLKEVKMSGTIVKIEPPDLALTEPLEIHLDPPGPLTSAMSQFLNEMQETKKGIVTPRELFSQVCKKAVRFKGYQQQDSQELLRYLLDGMRAEEHQRVSKGILKAFGNSTEKLDEDLKNKVKDYEKKKSVPSFVDRIFGGELTSTIMCDECRTVSLVHESFLDLSLPVLDDQSGKKSINEKNLKKTMEDEDKDSEEEKDNDSYIKARNDIPSGTSKHLQKKAKKQAKKQAKNQRRQQKIQGKVLHLNDICNIDHPEDNECEAEMSLQEEMSIESNHIAQAEVTQEEFCVNQKDLNGQEKIIENITDNQKSIEETDMKNVNMNNELEVLSSPTECTRSLNGACLEDRSNGEVDISNGFKNLNLNAALEPDEINIEILDDSDASGTNVYEVVNEDPETAFCTLANREAFNTDECSIQHCLYQFTRNEKLRDANKLLCEVCTRRQYNNGPKANIKGERKHAYTNAKKQMLISLAPPVLTLHLKRFQQAGFNLRKVNRHIKFPEILDLAPFCTVKCKNVAEENTRVLYCLYGVVEHSGTMRSGHYTAYAKARTTNSHLSNLVLHGGIPQDCEMESTKGQWFHISDTHVQAVPTTKVLNSQAYLLFYERIL